The nucleotide sequence AACGCGCTGACAGTGCGCGACACCGTGGCAGCCCCCATCGAGCAGCAGGTCAGCGGCGTGGAGAACATGATCTACATGTCCTCCCTATGCACCAACGACGGGGCCTACGTCCTGACCGTGACGTTCAAGCTGGGCATGGACTCGGACATGGCCCAGGTGCTCGTGCAGAATCGCGTGCAATTGGCCGAACCGGTGATTCCCGATCTGGTGCAACGCGAAGGGATCAACGTCAAGAAGATGTCACCATCGACGATGATGATCGTCAACTTGGTTTCGGACGGGCGGTACGACAACATCTTCTTGAGCAATTACGCCACGATTCAGATTCGTGATGAGCTGGGGCGTCTGCCCGGCGTGGCCAACGTCGCATACCTGGGCGAGCGTGATTACAGCATGCGGGCGTGGCTCGATACGGAAAAGCTGGCCGCGATGGCGATCACGGCCGAGGACGTCGTAGCGGCAATCAGCGAGCAAAATCTGCAGGTGGCGGCCGGACAGATCGGTCAGCCCCCGATTCCTCCCGGGCAACAGTTTCAATTAACGATCAATACCCTCGGCCGTTTGATCGATCCCGAACAATTCGCTGACATCATCATCAAGGTCGGGCAGAACCAGGCCACAACGCCCACCGGTGGCTCTGGCCAAAGCGGCGGCACAACGCCGAATAACGAGCAAAGCCAATCGACCAGCATCGTGCGATTGCGCGACGTGGCACGCATCGAGCTTGGCTCGCAGCAGTACGATCAGTCCTGCACTTTGGATGGCAAACCCTCGGTGGCGCTGTCGATCTACCAACTGCCCGGGTCGAATGCCCTGCAAACGGCGCAGGGAGTGTACGCCAAGATGGAAGAATTGAAATCCCGCTTCCCGGACGGCATGAAGTATGAAATCGTCTACGACACGACCCCCTTTATCAAGGAGTCGATCGGCGAAGTGTTTAAGACGCTGCGTGACGCGATCATCCTGGTCGCGATCGTGGTGTTGGTGTTCTTGCAAAACTGGCGAGCCGCGCTGATTCCCTTGATCGCTGTGCCCGTGGCCGTGGTCGGAACCTTTGCGGCTATGGCGGCGCTCGGTTTCTCGCTCAACAACCTTTCGCTGTTCGGACTGGTTCTGGCGATCGGCATTGTCGTGGACGATGCGATCGTGGTCGTGGAGAACGTCGAGCGCTGGCTGGAAGAAGGGCTTTCGCCGCGTGACGCCGCCCGCAAGGCCATGGACGAGGTTACGAGCCCCGTGATCGCCGTGGCGCTGGTGTTGTGTGCCGTGTTCGTGCCGTGCGCCTTCATTAGCGGCATCACCGGTGAATTCTTCCGGCAGTTTGCAGTGACCATTGCCACGTCAACCGTAATTTCGGCATTCAATTCCTTGACGCTCAGCCCGGCACTGGCGGCCTTGATCCTACGACCGCGCCACGCGCTGCATGACCCGCTGACCCGCGTGCTCGATTTCACGCTGGGTTGGTTCTTCCGGCTGTTCAACGGCGCGTTCACGATCGGCACGTCGGCCTACACACGCGCCGTGGGAATGCTGTTGCGTGTCAGCGTGATCGTGCTGCTGCTTTACGGCGGACTTCTGTGGTTGACCTATGAAGAATTCCGCCGGGCGCCGACGGGCTTCGTGCCCGAACAGGATAAGGGGTACCTGCTGGTCAACGTGCAACTGCCCGACTCGGCCACAGTGGCACGAACCGAGGCCGTGATGGCGCGGCTAGACGACATCGCCCATCAAACCACCGGTGTTTCGCACACCGTGGGTATTTCCGGACAATCGTTGCTGCTGGGAGCCAATGCGCCGAACTTGGGCTCGATGTACGTCATGCTGAAGGAATTCGGCGAACGCCGCGGCATCACGGCCGACGACGTGGCCGCGAAGATTCGCCAGCAATGCCACGCCGAGATCAACGATGCGGTTGTCAGCATCTTTGGCGCTCCGCCGATCGACGGACTTGGCACCACAGCCGGCTTCAAGATGATCGTCGAAGACCGAGGCAACCTGGGGCTACCCGAACTGGAATCCGTTGCCGATCGGATCGTGGCCAATGGTAATGCCACGCCTGAGCTCGACGGAATGTTCGCGAGCACGCGCGTCAACACACCCTGGCTCTATCTGGACATCGATCGAACGAAATGCCTGGCCGTAGGGCTGTCGATGGCCGAAGTGTTCAACACGTTGCAAGTCTATCTCGGTTCGTACTACGTGAACAACTTTAACGAGTTCGGCCGCACCTGGCAGGTGAATGTTATGGCCGACACGCCCTTTCGCGACCGCATCGAGGATATCTCGCTGATCAAGATTCGGAACAAGCGCGGCGAAATGGTACCGCTGGGAACGGTTCTCGACGTGCGCAATTCCAGCGGGCCCGCCGCCGTAATGCGCTACAACATGTATTCCGCCACGGCGATCAACGGCAACGTGGCCCCGGGCATCAGCTCGGGCCAGGCGATCAAGATTATGCAGGACATCGCCCAAAAAGAGTTGCCGCGGTCGATGGCCTTCGACTGGACCGAACTGACCTACATGCAATTGCAGGCCGGCAACACCGCGGTCTATGTCTTCGCCCTGGCCGTAGTGTTCGTGTTCCTGGTACTGGCGGCGCAGTACGAAAGCTGGAAGATGCCGCTGGCCGTGATCTTGGTCGTACCGATGTGCTTGCTGTGCTCGGTGATCGGGGTCACGGCATCCAGCATGGACATCAATATCTTCACGCAAATCGGCCTGGTCGTGCTGGTCGGACTGGCGAGCAAGAATGCGATTCTGATCGTCGAATTCGCCAAGCAGCAGCAAGAAGCGGGCGTGCCCCTGCGCGAAGCCGCGCTCGAAGCATGCCGGCTGCGTTTGCGACCTATTCTGATGACGTCATTTGCGTTCATTCTGGGCGTGGTGCCGCTGGTGCTCGCGCACGGCGCCGGTGCTGAAATGCGGCAGACCCTGGGAATGGCCGTTTTTAGCGGCATGTTAGGCGTAACGCTGTTCGGCATTTTTTTGACGCCGGTTTTCTATTATGTCATTCAATGGTTCGGCAAGTCCCCCGCGACGAATGCGGATGCGCCGGCCGCCGCAGCGAACGTCGAACACTAAGCAAACGCCATCATCATTTCGTCGCTGGTTGCGTGGCATACGAAGTTGCCTGCTGCGGCGAAGCGGGAAGGACATAGATGCCTGCCGGGTTCGTCGGCGCGCAACGGTACCACGGTTCGCAATTGCGCGGGCAACCGGGAAGTGGTTTGCGACAGTAGTCGTCGCACGTGCCGCAGACGCAGGGGGGCGGGCCGGGAAGCGGTTTGCGGCAATAATCGTTCGGACCACAACAACCTGGGCAAGGCGGCGCACCAGGGAGCGGCTTACGGCAATAATCGTCGCAACACCAGGTGTCGCAAACGCCGCATGGCGGCGAACAGACATCGCGTCGAGCCCAAGGAAATCCTGCTCTCGATTCGCCAGTCCCGCTCACGATCGACGCCAGCACGACGAGGGCCGTCAACGTTTGCCTCATGGAACGCCTCCGCGCGAGCCACCAGGAGCTTGCCGCACAGCGCTATTAGTGACGCTCGTGGGTACAACACGCGACGACGGGACAATTCGATTTGCTGCCTGGGAATCGACGCTCGGCAATGGTCGCACCATACCCAGCGGGCCGTCCGGCGGCGGCAGCGGCGGAATCGGTCCGTGCACAGCGGGCGGATCCAGCAGCGGCGAAGGCGCCGGAATCTTTTCCGGGTCACGACGGGCATCCGGCGGCGGCAGCCCAGGCAATGCGCCGGCCGAAGGATCGAGGCGGATCTCCCACCCGCCTCCCAGCGCGCGAAAAGTCTGCACCAGCCCCAGCGCTATCGAACCAAGAGCTTGCGCGTACAGGTTCTGCTGCTGGACCAAATTCTGTTCCACTAGCGACACGCGATTGAAGTCAGTCAGTCCGCCCTGATATTGCGCAATCGCGACCACCGCGGCCTTCTTGGCGGCGGTCACACTTTCGGCCATGTAGCGCGTCTGCACCTGCGATTTCAGGAACACCACGATGCCGTTTTCGATTTCCTGGCTGGCCGTCAGAACGGTTTGCTGATAGTGCGCCACGAGTCCCTGAAAGACGGCGTCCTGAGCACGCACATTGTTCAGAATGCGGCCGTAGTTCAGCAAATTCCACTGAAACGTCGGCCCCCAAGCGCCGTATAAAGCTCGGGCGTTAAACAAGTTCTGAAACTCTTCCGCCGAATAGCTGAATGTGCCATTCAGCGAAATAGCCGGATAGAAATCCGATTCGGCGATGCCGATGTTTTCGGCTTGCGCTGCGGCATTGCGCTCGGCGCGGCGCACGTCGGGCCGCCTGCGCACCAGGTCGGCCGGAATGCCGACCGCCACCTCGGGCCCAACGATCGGTATCGAACGAGGCTCCATGCGCCGTACCAGATCCTCGGCCGGTATGCCCAGCAGCACGCACAGGCGGTTATTGGTTTGCCGTAGCGAGATTTCAAGCTGCGGAATCTGTGCTTCGGTCTCTGACAAAATGCTCTGCGCCTGATCGACGTCGAGTTCCGTGACCAGACCTCCCTTATAGCGAGCCGTCGCGATGGCAAGCGTTTCGCGCTGCAATTGCACGTTCGCGCGCGTCAGTGCGATTTGCTGTTCGTAGATGCGCATCTGCACGTAGGCCTGCGCGATATCGCCAAGCATCGTCACCAACGCCGCGTCGAAATCCTCGACCGAGGCGTCCAACCGATCATTGGCCGCGGTGATCGCGCGACGGAAGCGCCCCCAGAAATCCAGCTCCCAGTTGAGCGTGAATCCCCCATCCCACTGTGGATAGTACTGATCGAGCACGAAGCCACGGTTGGCGACCTGAGTGCTGATCGCGTTGCGGGTATGGTCGCCGAACGCGTATTGCTGCTGCGGGAAAAAGCCACCGACGGCAATGCCGAGCATGGCGCGATTCTGCAGAATACGAAAGCCGGCTTCGCGCAGTGTCAGATTCTGTCGATAGGCATCAGCCACTAGTTCGTCGAGGACCGGATCCTGAAACACCGTCCACCAATGCGCAAGCTCCGGCGATTCTTCCTTGCGCAGCCTCATGTCCTCGGCATCGATCCAATCGTTGGCCACGGGCGCGGGCGGGCGCCGATAGTTCGGTCCAACTTTGAATCCGTTGGATACATACTCGCGGAAGCTAGTACAACCAGAACTAAGCACGACCAGCGCGCAGGCCAAAGTTCGCACGCTGATTCCAAGCGATCGCACGGATCGCAGGTGCGCGCCGGCGCCTGCGCACGGTCGCCAATCGCGACCGAACGCGCGCGGTTTCGATCCGGCAACGGACGACGATGTCGTCAGACGCCGAGGCGCGATTGCCTCCATGCGCGAAATCCTTCGGGAATCAGACGATTTGAGGGGTGGGAACAGTCTAGGAATGGGGCGAGGCCGACAGGGGAACTTGCGGCCGCGGGGAGCGTGCAGACGGGAAATATCCGCACTCATTGGCAATATCGGCAAATCCGGCAACCAAGGAACAACCCAAACCCGCCCGAGACAGATCAGATTCGTAAGTACTTTGAATAGAAACGCTTAGGTGCGGACTCCTGGCGACCGATCGACATTCCTTAAAAATGCCCTCTTGACAATTCAGCCGGAATTCCAATAATCACACGCAATGTGATCGAATTGGTGATGTTTAATCCCATCGACCATGTTGTTGAGTCCAAAAAACTCAAGCGTCGCTGACTGGAATTCCGGAGGCACGCGTTACGACTTATTAGGAGTCGCGCATGTCACAGCGATATTTTCCATTTTCCAGCGACCAACTCTCAATTGATGCGATTTTGGCAACCGGCACTCCCTTGCCGCGGTTGCGGTCCGCATCGATTTTGCAGCGATCACGAGCCCACGGACGCGTGGCCGTGATCGCTTTTTCAGCTCAATCTTGGGCACCTCGGGCGACGTCGTTCGGCTGTTGTAGCTAGGCGAGTTTCCTCGGCGGTTGCGTGACGCAACGCTTGTCCGGGGAATTCCGCGGTGCCTGATTCGCGTATTGGCGACCCGATCTCGGGAGCTCATTTTGCCAATCGTGCGTAGCTGACCGGTCCTCCGGAAGCGCGCACAGAAATCGTTGATGGAGTCAACGATGCGACGTTCCTCACTTCGTCAGGGCGCGGGCGCGCCTGTCGGCGCCCCGCACGGTTTTACCTTGGTCGAACTTCTGGTGGTCATTGCGATCATCGGTATTTTGATCGCCATCTTGCTGCCGGCCGTGCAAGCGGCGCGCGAAAGCGCCCGGCGCACGCAGTGCATCAACAACTTTAAGCAACTGGGACTGGCTGCGCTGTCGTTTCACGATGCGAACATGGTTTTCCCGATAGGTCGGCAACAGCCTAATACCTATAGCCAGCACGTGATGTTGTTGCCATTTCTCGAGCAGAGTGCGGTTTTCGCCCAGATCAATCTCTCAGCCGGCACGGGCACCAACAACGTCAAATACATCAATATCCCGGGCTTCCGCTGCCCGACGGATTCTGAAGATCGGATGAGCGATCCGTCGCTATCCGCGGACCAATTCGATGCGGTCCTTGGCGCTTGGGGACGCAACAACTATCGCGCCAACGCCGGCAACGACGTGGGCACGACCGTCAACGACGGTGACGTGACCGCCAAAGAGACGAACAACGGTATTTTTCTGACCAAGACCAGCGTGCGCATCGGCCAGGTTACGGACGGCACGTCGAACACTGCGCTGTTCAGCGAGAAAGTCCTCGGTGACGGCGATGACACCACGGTCGAGGTGTTCAGCGACTTCCTGCAGATTGCCAACAACGGCAATACCGCAACGGCGACACAGGTCTACACGAAGTGCATGGCCCTGAATACCAGTGCGCAGGTGGGCGCGAGCAACCAGACATCCTACGCAGGCCGTGATTGGATCAACGGCAACTACATGACCACGCGCTACAACCACGTCATGGCGCCCAACACCTGGAGCTGCCCCCGCGGCAACAGTCCCAATACCAACGGTGGCGCCACCACTGCCTGCAGCCGACACAACGGGGGCGTGGGCCTGGGGCTGGTCGACGGCAGCGCGCGGTTTGTCGCCAACGCGATCGACATCAATGTGTGGCGCGCGCTCGGTTCGAAGGATTCCGGTGAAGTGCTACCGCAGAACTTCTAACGGCGCACTGAGTGGCGCCGGCACCTATTCGGGTGGAACCACCGTCACCGGAGGTACGCTGAACGTTTCCAATACCACCGGTTCCGCGACCGGCATCGGCGCCGTGGTGCTGACCTCGGCAACCCTGGCCGGCTCGGGCACGATCAGCGGACCGGTGAGCCTGCTGGGAAGCACGCTCGCGCCGAGTGCTGGTGCATTGACCGCTGCCACGCTGACCCTGGGCGACACGTCGCTCGACGCGGCTTCCAAGATCCAATACTAGCTTGGTGCGCATGGTACATCGGGGGCGAATGATTTAACCGTGGTCAACGGTAACCTGACCTTGGCCGGCTCGCTGAGTGTCTCAGCACTTACTGGCTTCGGTGCGGGCATCTACGAATTGTTCTCGTACACCGGTTCGCTTATCGATAGCGGCCTGTCGCTCGGCACATTACCGACCGGCTTCTCATACAAGCTCGACGAAACCTCGACCCCGGGCCAAATCCTGCTCGATGTTACCTCGCTCGCGTCTCTTACTGGTGACGTTAACGGCGACGGCATCGTCAACGGACAAGACTTGGCGCTGGTTTCGTCGAATTGGCTACACGCCGGATCGGGTGTCACCGGGGACGTCAATCATGACGGCATCGTCAACGGACAAGACCTGGCGCTCGTATCGTCGAATTGGCTACACACGAGCGGCGCAGGAGCACCGGTCACCACCAGTGGCGTGCCCGAACCCGGCAGCTTCGCGTTGCTGGCTCTCGGCCTGGCCAGCGCAGCGGTGCGACGCCGCACGACGCGCCGCGGTAGCGTCAATGAAGAGCCGAAATCGTGACCGTTCCGGAAACGAATCACGGGTGCCGCCACCCTCGCGGCATCCAGCAAGCGATGATGATCGCTCGCACGATGTAAGCGATAGTTTCGTCCTTGTTGGACGTCTTGGGCTGCATTTAGCGAAATTGCGCAAGCGACTGCAGCCCGACTACGATTGCTCGCTCGGGCACATCCACTGGGGGCCGCCTGCCGTTCGGGGCAGGCGGCCCTTTTTCGTTTGAAGTTACTTCCTGCGCCGCTTCACGGGCTGGGGCTTCGGAGTTAACGTCGGATCGATGCGCGTCAGAGCGACGCCCGCCGCGCGGATCACTCGCACGTCACGATCCTTTTCCGCCTCGCGCAGCGCGGGAATGGCATCTTTGGCGGCGGCGCCAAAGTTCCCCAGTCCTATAGCGGCGCTTAAACGGATATCGCCTCCGTCGTCCTTCAGGCAGGCGATCATCGCCGGCACAACTTTTTCCGCATCCGCTTTATGATCCGGCAGCAATCGCACCGCGATGATGCGATCTCGCTCGTGGGTCGAGTTAAGATCAGCCAGTAGTTCGTCAGTCGTTTTTGCTTTGCTGCAGGCAGAGCAAGCGATCAGTCCTAGCAGCAGAACCCATTTTGTACGTCCCTGCAGTTGGTGAGTTTCTTGCATGGCGGCACTCATGGAGTGGTCGTCGGCTCACCGCCGGCGATCGTACACAGGTACTGATAGGTCATCGGATCAATGCCCGAGGTCAGGAACCGCACCGAGCCATCGCCGAAGAGGAAATTCGCTCCCTTGCCGGCATGCATGCTATAGAACACGTCAGGATCGAAAATCGGAAAATCGGCGCTCGGCACATGCGTGGCATTGCCGTGGGCCAGGACCAGAGCCTCGTTGTAGTCGGTGTTGTCATAGGCGGGGCCCGGCGGCGCCGAATTCGGCGTTTGGCCCGCCATCCAGGCCGGACACAATCCGCCCGTGACCGCGCCGGTCCAGGTGCTGGGAGAATGATCGCTCGAACGTTCACCGACGATGATCGTGCCGCTCAGGCCGTCCGTAACGTTGGCAATCGTGTACCGGCTATTGCGAAAGAACAGGCCGTTTCCCTGCGGGCCTGCGCCGCCGATCAGCCCATCCGCGCCACTGCCCGATCCGGTTCCAGCGCCTCCGGAATTCCAAAAGCATTCTTCCCAGCCGTTGCAGCCGACGTAATTTCCGTGCGCCACCGTGGCGATCGGCGCAGTCATCGTGTTGTCATAGATCGCGAACGGATCCTGCAGCGGATCCGTCGGACATTGGTAAAACGGCAGCGACATTTGCGAAACGGCGACGTTCGGCCCCAGCCC is from Pirellulales bacterium and encodes:
- a CDS encoding HEAT repeat domain-containing protein; the encoded protein is MQETHQLQGRTKWVLLLGLIACSACSKAKTTDELLADLNSTHERDRIIAVRLLPDHKADAEKVVPAMIACLKDDGGDIRLSAAIGLGNFGAAAKDAIPALREAEKDRDVRVIRAAGVALTRIDPTLTPKPQPVKRRRK
- a CDS encoding DUF1559 domain-containing protein; the encoded protein is MIHRINKKLTPSGFTLVELLVVIAIIGLLVGLLLPAVQAARETARRTQCTNNLKQIGLALQNYHDSQRFFPPGYIDRNTPPVNTPDLDLGPGWGWAAFLLPYLEQGNTSSQIDFSQGVGLGPNVAVSQMSLPFYQCPTDPLQDPFAIYDNTMTAPIATVAHGNYVGCNGWEECFWNSGGAGTGSGSGADGLIGGAGPQGNGLFFRNSRYTIANVTDGLSGTIIVGERSSDHSPSTWTGAVTGGLCPAWMAGQTPNSAPPGPAYDNTDYNEALVLAHGNATHVPSADFPIFDPDVFYSMHAGKGANFLFGDGSVRFLTSGIDPMTYQYLCTIAGGEPTTTP
- a CDS encoding efflux RND transporter permease subunit; this encodes MISHFFIDRPIFASVLSIVATLAGAIALFALPVAQYPDVTPPTVLVTALYPGANALTVRDTVAAPIEQQVSGVENMIYMSSLCTNDGAYVLTVTFKLGMDSDMAQVLVQNRVQLAEPVIPDLVQREGINVKKMSPSTMMIVNLVSDGRYDNIFLSNYATIQIRDELGRLPGVANVAYLGERDYSMRAWLDTEKLAAMAITAEDVVAAISEQNLQVAAGQIGQPPIPPGQQFQLTINTLGRLIDPEQFADIIIKVGQNQATTPTGGSGQSGGTTPNNEQSQSTSIVRLRDVARIELGSQQYDQSCTLDGKPSVALSIYQLPGSNALQTAQGVYAKMEELKSRFPDGMKYEIVYDTTPFIKESIGEVFKTLRDAIILVAIVVLVFLQNWRAALIPLIAVPVAVVGTFAAMAALGFSLNNLSLFGLVLAIGIVVDDAIVVVENVERWLEEGLSPRDAARKAMDEVTSPVIAVALVLCAVFVPCAFISGITGEFFRQFAVTIATSTVISAFNSLTLSPALAALILRPRHALHDPLTRVLDFTLGWFFRLFNGAFTIGTSAYTRAVGMLLRVSVIVLLLYGGLLWLTYEEFRRAPTGFVPEQDKGYLLVNVQLPDSATVARTEAVMARLDDIAHQTTGVSHTVGISGQSLLLGANAPNLGSMYVMLKEFGERRGITADDVAAKIRQQCHAEINDAVVSIFGAPPIDGLGTTAGFKMIVEDRGNLGLPELESVADRIVANGNATPELDGMFASTRVNTPWLYLDIDRTKCLAVGLSMAEVFNTLQVYLGSYYVNNFNEFGRTWQVNVMADTPFRDRIEDISLIKIRNKRGEMVPLGTVLDVRNSSGPAAVMRYNMYSATAINGNVAPGISSGQAIKIMQDIAQKELPRSMAFDWTELTYMQLQAGNTAVYVFALAVVFVFLVLAAQYESWKMPLAVILVVPMCLLCSVIGVTASSMDINIFTQIGLVVLVGLASKNAILIVEFAKQQQEAGVPLREAALEACRLRLRPILMTSFAFILGVVPLVLAHGAGAEMRQTLGMAVFSGMLGVTLFGIFLTPVFYYVIQWFGKSPATNADAPAAAANVEH
- a CDS encoding DUF1559 domain-containing protein, producing the protein MRRSSLRQGAGAPVGAPHGFTLVELLVVIAIIGILIAILLPAVQAARESARRTQCINNFKQLGLAALSFHDANMVFPIGRQQPNTYSQHVMLLPFLEQSAVFAQINLSAGTGTNNVKYINIPGFRCPTDSEDRMSDPSLSADQFDAVLGAWGRNNYRANAGNDVGTTVNDGDVTAKETNNGIFLTKTSVRIGQVTDGTSNTALFSEKVLGDGDDTTVEVFSDFLQIANNGNTATATQVYTKCMALNTSAQVGASNQTSYAGRDWINGNYMTTRYNHVMAPNTWSCPRGNSPNTNGGATTACSRHNGGVGLGLVDGSARFVANAIDINVWRALGSKDSGEVLPQNF
- a CDS encoding efflux transporter outer membrane subunit, giving the protein MRTLACALVVLSSGCTSFREYVSNGFKVGPNYRRPPAPVANDWIDAEDMRLRKEESPELAHWWTVFQDPVLDELVADAYRQNLTLREAGFRILQNRAMLGIAVGGFFPQQQYAFGDHTRNAISTQVANRGFVLDQYYPQWDGGFTLNWELDFWGRFRRAITAANDRLDASVEDFDAALVTMLGDIAQAYVQMRIYEQQIALTRANVQLQRETLAIATARYKGGLVTELDVDQAQSILSETEAQIPQLEISLRQTNNRLCVLLGIPAEDLVRRMEPRSIPIVGPEVAVGIPADLVRRRPDVRRAERNAAAQAENIGIAESDFYPAISLNGTFSYSAEEFQNLFNARALYGAWGPTFQWNLLNYGRILNNVRAQDAVFQGLVAHYQQTVLTASQEIENGIVVFLKSQVQTRYMAESVTAAKKAAVVAIAQYQGGLTDFNRVSLVEQNLVQQQNLYAQALGSIALGLVQTFRALGGGWEIRLDPSAGALPGLPPPDARRDPEKIPAPSPLLDPPAVHGPIPPLPPPDGPLGMVRPLPSVDSQAANRIVPSSRVVPTSVTNSAVRQAPGGSRGGVP
- a CDS encoding dockerin type I domain-containing protein produces the protein MVNGNLTLAGSLSVSALTGFGAGIYELFSYTGSLIDSGLSLGTLPTGFSYKLDETSTPGQILLDVTSLASLTGDVNGDGIVNGQDLALVSSNWLHAGSGVTGDVNHDGIVNGQDLALVSSNWLHTSGAGAPVTTSGVPEPGSFALLALGLASAAVRRRTTRRGSVNEEPKS